The following proteins come from a genomic window of Danaus plexippus chromosome 3 unlocalized genomic scaffold, MEX_DaPlex mxdp_34, whole genome shotgun sequence:
- the LOC116766654 gene encoding RNA-binding protein 45-like encodes MDNRRKFPRNEERDREDVPVYSRLFIVCDRNLKEDNFREVFSKFGYIEDVRIPRDHKSGEPKGVVFIKFSKTSEAALALEEMNLKVMPYSSRPLKVMVAANKSDIQSEDHSNEKYRRLFLHIPKDMNEDMLEENFKKYGHIDDVLIQRDRNTREPKGFAYIKFRKFSEAAFAFEQCEKKYRAIFAQPKGANRRPETSYETNINHLAMSSSNQRNSIMTMMNVHPRGYTRVNFMCSPYLTQMHVESLFDIVPGLVDFRYFVDLVRNFSKGSAQYSNPVSAAYAVEKLNEFEYPPGQKIFVKPADTNFDSHPRNQEQSFSDIPNAVSNLRNAIASTANSTSPDLVQLAEAIAEASKLIKMATAGVSDDNIPDSNDLNYCSVKLPPTQQLADIDSPVAKRCFLVCKPQPPPLTVLRDIFCRFGNLINVYTLPQKTVGYARYSKAESADNAIQTLHGAEICGIRMKVLEAEDEAPSKRMRYDH; translated from the coding sequence ATGGATAACCGGCGTAAATTCCCCCGAAATGAAGAGAGAGATCGCGAAGATGTGCCGGTATATTCAAGACTTTTTATAGTTTGTGATCGCAATTTAAAAGAAGATAATTTTAGAGAAGTTTTCTCTAAGTTCGGTTATATAGAAGATGTACGTATTCCCAGAGATCATAAATCAGGAGAACCTAAAGGCGtggtattcataaaattttctaaaacgtCCGAAGCAGCTCTGGCTTTGGAAGAAATGAATCTCAAAGTAATGCCATATTCTAGCAGACCGCTTAAAGTGATGGTGGCGGCTAATAAGTCAGACATACAATCTGAAGACCACAGTAATGAGAAATATCGTAGATTATTCTTACATATTCCCAAAGACATGAATGAAGATATGCTCGaggaaaatttcaaaaaatacgGACATATTGATGATGTTCTCATACAGAGAGACAGGAATACGAGAGAACCAAAAGGTTTCgcctatataaaatttcgaaAATTTTCAGAAGCGGCATTTGCATTTGAACAATGTGAGAAAAAATACAGAGCTATCTTCGCTCAACCTAAAGGTGCTAACAGACGTCCGGAAACAAGTTACGAGActaatattaatcatttagCTATGTCTTCTTCAAATCAGCGGAACTCTATCATGACAATGATGAATGTACACCCCAGGGGGTACACCCGTGTTAATTTCATGTGCAGTCCATACCTCACACAAATGCATGTAGAATCGTTATTTGATATTGTGCCTGGGCTTGTAGATTTTCGTTACTTTGTCGACTTGGTAAGGAATTTTAGTAAAGGTTCAGCCCAGTATTCAAATCCGGTGTCAGCTGCGTACGCTGTTGAGAAGTTAAATGAATTTGAATACCCTCCTGgtcaaaaaatattcgttaagCCAGCTGATACAAACTTTGACAGCCATCCACGTAACCAGGAACAATCATTCTCCGATATACCGAACGCGGTCAGTAATTTGAGAAACGCTATCGCTTCAACTGCAAATTCCACCTCACCTGATCTGGTGCAACTCGCTGAGGCTATAGCTGAAgcgtcaaaattaataaaaatggccACAGCCGGAGTCTCAGATGACAATATTCCCGACAGCAATGATTTGAATTATTGTAGCGTTAAATTACCACCCACCCAACAGTTAGCTGATATCGACAGTCCAGTAGCTAAGAGGTGCTTCCTGGTCTGCAAACCTCAGCCACCTCCGCTCACGGTGCTGCGGGATATATTCTGTCGTTTCGGTAATCTCATCAACGTATACACACTACCGCAGAAAACTGTAGGATATGCTCGTTACTCGAAAGCCGAGTCAGCCGATAACGCAATACAAACGTTACACGGCGCCGAAATCTGCGGCATCCGTATGAAAGTTCTAGAAGCGGAGGACGAAGCGCCCTCCAAAAGAATGAGATatgatcattaa
- the LOC116766656 gene encoding histone-lysine N-methyltransferase SMYD3 — protein MYKLKHINAVKTGDLILSEEPFAYVLSSKEKGSRCDFCLEKGKVLKCSGCQFVHYCNRSCQKDAWEDHKWECANLKRIAPKTIPDAARLLARILNRLQRGNGGAHKAYYTPTSFRVWKDLMSHYSDLKSDKKRMDHFSTLCIVLFEYLKDISLPNTADLMGLYGRMVINSFTILDIEMNSIGTGIYLASSVIDHSCDPNAVAVFDGKTINIRALKDMNCLDWKKIRISYIDLMKTPYERQMELRQSYYFLCQCDRCLDENRIKYVHAAKCLKDGCEHPVNIKWRENLKLVEKIEKEKVKENGAGDRIVSNGCSEPIFNGILPLPDGSVYCGKCGTEFMRNDLDKFMRTMEESEVNLENMKETSVAYVDICKQCLDKQEGVLHPLNVMYAQTLDNAFDALILVQLWEQACVYAEKLIPCFRFYYGETHPLLGLLHIKYGKILLYKMNLAGALKQFKCAEKIIKITHGEKHPLYKNHLLPLMYQAIVESE, from the exons ATGTATAAGCTTAAACATATAAACGCTGTAAAGACCGGTGATCTTATTCTATCGGAAGAACCATTTGCCTATGTTTTATCGTCCAAAGAAAAGGGAAGTCGGTGTGATTTCTGCTTAGAAAA AGGAAAGGTGTTGAAATGTTCTGGCTGCCAATTTGTCCACTACTGTAATAGAAGTTGTCAGAAAGATGCCTGGGAAGATCACAAg tgGGAGTGCGCTAATTTAAAGAGGATAGCTCCTAAAACTATACCTGATGCAGCTCGTCTTCTCGCCAGGATACTGAATCGTCTTCAACGTGGTAACGGCGGTGCTCATAAGGCTTATTATACACCGACTTCGTTCAGGGTGTGGAAGGATCTCATGTCGC attattcCGATCTTAAATCTGACAAGAAAAGAATGGATCATTTTTCTACCCTCTGTATAGTGCTGTTCGAATACTTGAAGGACATCTCATTACCGAACACAGCTGATCTCATGGGATTGTACGGAAGA ATGGTGATAAATAGCTTTACAATATTGGATATTGAGATGAATTCTATAGGAACGGGGATCTATCTGGCCTCGTCTGTAATAGATCATAGCTGCGATCCAAATGCTGTAGCCGTCTTCGATGGAAAGACCATCAACATAAGAGCTTTGAAAGACATGAATTGCTTGGATTGGAAAAAG attagAATATCTTACATCGACCTGATGAAGACGCCTTATGAACGTCAAATGGAACTGCGTCAGAGCTACTACTTCCTGTGCCAGTGTGACAGGTGCTTGG ACGAAAACCGGATAAAATACGTGCACGCGGCTAAATGTCTGAAAGACGGATGTGAACAtcctgtaaatataaaatggcgggaaaatttgaaattagttGAAAAGATAGAAAAGGAGAAGGTAAAAGAAAATGGCGCCGGTGATAGGATAGTGAGTAATGGATGCAGTGAACCGATATTTAATGGAATTCTGCCACTGCCTGATGGATCTGTGTATTGTGGGAAATGTGGTACTGAGTTTATGAGGAATGATCTCGACAAGTTCATGAGGACGATGGAGGAGAGTGAGGTCAACTTGGAGAATATGAAAGAGACTTCAGTTGCTT ATGTCGACATATGCAAGCAGTGTTTAGATAAACAAGAGGGCGTGTTGCATCCCTTGAACGTTATGTACGCGCAGACTTTGGACAACGCCTTCGACGCTTTAATCCTGGTCCAGCTGTGGGAACAAGCCTGTGTTTATGCTGAGAAATTAATACCATGCTTCAG GTTTTATTATGGCGAAACGCATCCACTGTTGGGACTGTTGCATATAAAGTATGGGAAAATATTGCTGTATAAAATGAACCTGGCGGGAGCGTTGAAGCAGTTCAAATGTGCCGAGAAGATAATAAAGATAACGCATGGAGAGAAACACCCGCTGTACAAAAACCATCTACTGCCGCTGATGTACCAAGCTATAGTCGAATCGgagtaa
- the LOC116766227 gene encoding uncharacterized protein C1orf131, whose amino-acid sequence MSLVLTKAALALKNAESKFQVVKFEAHKPKKKNDNESDINLNKKEPQMPQSKKDVDLKKIRHEIVRFGMSGFSGTKKEEAKIALAISLGAKPPKREYINYKELMEKRKQEKQKLQNEKQLMMSKTVLHTVKKKKKGVNNDVGHLLSSYGKVQKKDLKQKSDKGSGKKKKK is encoded by the exons ATGTCTCTTGTATTAACAAAAGCTGCTTTAGCATTAAAGAATGCTGAAAGTAAATTTCAAGTGGTTAAGTTCGAAGCACATAAacctaaaaagaaaaatgacaaCGAAAGtgatataaatctaaataagaAAGAACCTCAAATGCCTCAGTCAAAAAAGGATGttgatctaaaaaaaatacgtcacGAAATCGTTAGGTTTGGAATGTCGGGTTTCAGTGGGACTAAAAAAGAAGAGGCAAAAATAGCTTTAGCAATTAGTTTAG GTGCCAAACCTCCCAAacgtgaatatattaattacaaagaaCTTATGGAAAAGCGGAAACAGGAAAAACAGAAACtgcaaaatgaaaaacaattgaTGATGTCCAAAACTGTCCTTCATACAGtgaagaaaaagaagaaaGGGGTTAATAATGATGTCGGACATTTACTGAGTAGTTACGGCAAG GTGCAGAAAAAGGATTTAAAACAGAAATCAGATAAAGGAAGtggtaaaaagaaaaagaaataa
- the LOC116774413 gene encoding general transcriptional corepressor trfA-like, producing the protein MKFSTGSSSSSLASDSLSRKSTLCIYTEADTTMPPPLCERMDSSSEAMELRRELDAVRSALQQQSESVLKQRHQLVEATQELAARDKKAAQERRLRQDQLAIVLRSLVLLESRLSREQQQIHVSLKQKDKIIKSQQEEINKLKARKSYCSNCQQLLGFTSEQTNIETDPEFQSLESTDSRFQNSFVRSCSYRERKSPPAFQKNTRLSKSFQLPKNEIVYGNSSSSEEGNTVSVGSKGTFIKNKQAFVRRDVFRRSRKYSGRKNNGKNNENTHKNYNNQVHSSSAEECVSLNYQVHGEDNDATANQIANDIRRASLKIDQLIDEAAKKDAETFTDSDKTYSTKIERLHGIKRQASEEIKTNRQIFLNKVLSDDGDEKPWYCNVSDPEQDIDCLDQRVNIDDIKSANNVLMAGINSGVIHAELISAKNEVLCNNVLNNDNNDKFIFDDKNNNINKNNEINGDISENWYASTSDADDTPPNEIYRNNPVLECVNQILLQNSLDDSSNENSKSSEAPSPSPKAATKRVQFSTLNSISYDDKFRATIGSNHTLPRSDKRANKIVKFSLETASEHSYEVPNTAQGFQYEIQSIYSNEYEPIITKSAEEHPASLLRAPPTPEKNVVPIIRGSIVKNIAANIENRNLINTMETKTSQDNSLGSMKIFNKRKVPRTPPALPPKPKNLSAKWKAENSMRPAMELLDSEAVAANQRVADVKTRNVGQVATMKNLEPDYCSISEINVPVVSNGKRELLLTQPTVEIHNEQYPIHAANQRNNVAKVVSLPRIQNKISDKDIPKLPQVTEIIIPDEDEKPSDDHRSFPQTTESYLANFSIQALQPKLDPRGSIQMGNTVSSILSEINKGVKTSGKHINLTELDNQFNQVPGKIEPRKNEYIDDIDKFDLSQDFEEFKIDDELGTIVAEEYRISSGSSDGSVSDVVTEHLTNVPETDNQYNSTNDIEKPNTLHQSNENVSKGFHKSAKLSNKPDLLSNIENVETESVRNSDIESSNSSGSNSGSYNTVKCEPRMMMNKNTETNNMKKSKGTFDFFLETSGLSSKSIFSHNKNYLGMRPPSANHKSVLKPKDIKMRFKNPIATNKINEKSMTTAIKYFEPYV; encoded by the coding sequence atgGATAGCAGTTCAGAAGCGATGGAATTGAGACGGGAGTTGGACGCGGTGAGGAGCGCCTTACAGCAACAGTCGGAGTCGGTGCTGAAACAGAGACATCAACTGGTTGAAGCGACCCAAGAACTCGCTGCTCGCGACAAGAAAGCTGCCCAGGAACGGCGACTAAGACAGGACCAGCTAGCAATAGTTCTCCGATCGTTAGTGCTGCTTGAATCTCGGCTGAGCAGAGAACAGCAGCAAATACACGTATCACTTAAAcagaaagataaaattataaaatcacaacaggaagaaataaataaactgaaaGCGCGGAAGTCTTATTGCAGCAATTGTCAACAACTACTTGGGTTTACGAGCGAGCAAACCAACATAGAGACGGACCCGGAGTTCCAGAGCCTAGAGAGCACAGATTCTAGGTTTCAAAACAGTTTTGTCAGAAGCTGCAGCTATCGTGAAAGAAAATCGCCACCGGCTTTCCAAAAGAACACTAGGTTAAGTAAAAGCTTTCAACTTCCGAAGAATGAAATAGTCTATGGAAATTCAAGTTCAAGTGAAGAGGGCAACACTGTAAGCGTGGGAAGTAAGGGTAccttcattaaaaacaaacaagctTTTGTACGGAGAGATGTATTTAGAAGATCAAGAAAATACTCCGGCAGAAAGAACAACgggaaaaataatgaaaatacacataagaATTATAACAATCAAGTACATAGCAGTAGCGCAGAAGAATGTGTTAGTCTGAATTACCAAGTACATGGTGAAGATAATGATGCAACGGCTAATCAAATAGCAAACGATATAAGAAGGGCTTCGCTTAAAATAGATCAGCTAATTGATGAAGCAGCAAAAAAAGATGCTGAAACATTTACTGATTCCGACAAGACGTATTCCACTAAAATTGAAAGGCTCCATGGAATCAAAAGACAAGCTTCGGAAGAAATAAagacaaacagacaaatattCCTAAATAAAGTGCTTAGTGATGATGGCGATGAGAAGCCATGGTATTGCAATGTTAGCGATCCAGAACAAGACATCGACTGTCTAGACCAAAGAGTAAATATTGATGATATCAAATCAGCTAACAACGTTTTGATGGCAGGCATAAACAGTGGCGTAATACATGCTGAACTTATTTCTGCCAAAAATGAAGTGCTTTGTAATAACGTCCTAAACAATGATAACAatgataaattcatatttgatgataaaaataataatataaacaaaaataatgaaattaacgGTGATATAAGCGAAAATTGGTACGCTAGCACCAGTGACGCTGATGATACACCACCTAATGAAATTTACAGAAATAATCCTGTTCTTGAGTGCGTCAATCAAATTCTGCTTCAGAATTCGTTAGACGACAGTAGtaatgaaaattcaaaatcaaGCGAAGCTCCAAGTCCAAGTCCTAAAGCAGCAACAAAACGTGTTCAATTTTCGACTTTGAATAGCATTTCTTATGACGATAAATTCAGAGCGACTATTGGCTCAAATCACACATTACCCAGATCAGATAAGAGAGCTAATAAAATCGTCAAATTTAGTTTGGAAACAGCTTCAGAACACAGCTATGAAGTTCCGAATACTGCTCAAGGCTTTCAGTATGAAATTCAAAGCATTTACAGTAACGAATATGAaccaattataacaaaaagtgCTGAGGAACATCCTGCTTCCTTGTTGCGAGCTCCACCAACCCCCGAGAAAAACGTTGTTCCTATAATAAGAGGCTCTATAGTGAAAAATATTGCTGCCAATATAGAAAACCGTAATCTTATCAACACGATGGAAACAAAGACAAGTCAAGATAATAGTCTGGGTTCAATGAAGATATTCAATAAGAGAAAAGTGCCACGAACTCCCCCTGCACTGCCGCCTAAACCAAAAAATTTATCAGCCAAATGGAAAGCTGAAAACTCTATGAGACCAGCGATGGAGCTATTAGACTCTGAAGCCGTTGCGGCTAATCAACGGGTTGCAGATGTTAAGACGAGAAACGTGGGACAAGTGGCTACAATGAAAAATCTAGAACCGGACTACTGTTCCATTTCAGAGATAAATGTTCCAGTAGTCAGTAATGGTAAAAGAGAGTTGCTACTGACGCAGCCTACTGTTGAAATACATAACGAACAGTATCCTATTCATGCTGCTAATCAGAGGAATAACGTGGCTAAAGTGGTGTCTTTGCCAAGAATACAGAACAAAATAAGTGACAAAGATATACCCAAACTGCCACAGGtcactgaaataataattcctgATGAAGACGAAAAGCCTAGTGACGATCACAGGTCTTTTCCGCAAACAACCGAAAGTTACTTGGCAAATTTTAGCATTCAGGCATTGCAGCCAAAATTAGACCCTCGTGGTTCAATTCAGATGGGCAACACAGTGTCTTCTATTCTTTCAGAAATAAACAAAGGCGTCAAGACAAGCGGTAAACACATAAACTTGACTGAATTGGACAACCAATTCAATCAGGTTCCCGGGAAAATTGAGCCTCGCAAAAATGAATACATAGACGACATTGACAAATTCGATTTGTCACAAGATTTCGAGGAGTTCAAGATAGATGATGAACTCGGTACTATAGTCGCGGAAGAATACCGCATCAGCTCTGGAAGCAGTGATGGTTCCGTCTCCGATGTGGTGACGGAACATCTCACCAACGTACCTGAAACAGACAATCAGTATAATAGTACTAACGACATTGAAAAACCAAATACACTTCATCAGAGCAACGAAAATGTTTCAAAGGGTTTTCATAAAAGTGCCAAACTGTCAAATAAACCTGATCTCTTATCgaatatagaaaatgttgagACTGAATCAGTTAGGAATTCAGATATCGAATCAAGCAATTCTTCGGGAAGCAACAGCGGTTCATACAACACTGTGAAATGCGAACCGAGAATgatgatgaataaaaatactgaaacGAACAACATGAAAAAGTCTAAGGGCACGTTTGATTTCTTCCTAGAGACGTCTGGTCTTAGTTCTAAGTCTATATTTAGCCATAACAAGAATTACCTTGGTATGCGGCCGCCGAGTGCTAATCATAAAAGCGTGTTAAAGCCTAAGGACATTAAAATGAGATTTAAGAATCCCATCGCAACGAATAAAATCAACGAGAAATCTATGACGACTGCTATTAAGTATTTTGAACCGTACGTTTAA